The segment TGCAAATATGCTTTGAATTTCTCATCTAAAATTGTATTTGGATCTATAAAAAATGCTTCTCCCAAAAAGCAAGCACTATCTATATTTTTAGGCTTATAAAAAAGCTCTTTAGCGCTTCCATAGTCTAAAATTTTCCCATCCTTAATCAAAGCGATATTATCTGATAAATAAAAAGCATCGTCTTTATCGTGTGTGACAAAAATAGCACTAAGCTTATGCTCTTTTAAGATATTTTTGATTTCTTTGCGCATTTTAACGCTTAAAGTGTGATTTAAATTTGAAAAAGGTTCATCAAAAAGTATAATCTTTGGCCTTGCGACTATGGTTCTTGCTAGTGCTACTCTTTGGGCTTGCCCACCGCTTAGCTCATTTGGATAGCGCTTTAAAAGTGTATTTAAATTTAAAATTTCTAAAACTTCATCAAGCCTTTGTTTTTGCTCGTTTTTACTTAAAGAGCTTATACCAAAGCATATATTTTCTTCTACATTTAAGTGCGGAAATAAAGCATAATCTTGAAACAAAACTCCAACATCACGCTCTTGTGGGGCTAAATATACACTCTTAGAAGCAACTAGTTTATCCCCTATATAAATACTGCCATCATTGATTTCAAAAAAACCTGCTATACAACCAAGTAAAGAACTCTTACCACATCCACTTTCTCCCAAAATACTGACAATCTCACCTTCTTTTAAGCTCAAAGAAATTCCTTTTAAAACTTCTGTTTTTCCAAAAGATTTGTAAAGATTGTCAATTTTTAAGATTTCCATTATTATCCTTTTTGGTTGTTTTTATTTTGCAAATAATGCATTAAAAATGTAGGAATAATCCCAAATAACACTATAATCAAAGATGGCAAAGAAACATTGTAAATTAACTCATTTTCACTATAAGCAAATACAAGCGATGAAAGTGTTTGAAAACCTGATGGTGAAAGTATAGTCGAAATAGGCAATTCTTTTAAAATATCCACACAAATAATCACCACAGCCAAAGCTAAATAGTGTTTCATCAAAGGAAAATGAATTTGAGTGAAAATTTTAAGTGGTTTTGATTTTAAGGTTAAATTTGCATAGTCTATATTTTTAGAAATTCGCTCATAGCCTGATTGAGTTGCAAAAATCCCTGAAGCTAAAAACCTCACAAAATACCCAAAAAACAACACCAAAAAGCCTCCACCTATGGCATATTCAAACGATAAAAGATCAAAAATATAATTTAACACACCCAAAATCACTAAAATTCCCACAGCTACCACAGCTCCAGGTAAAGAATACCCCAAAGTCGTAAGCCAAAGAATGATTTTAGAAGCTTTTGTATCATTTAAACGCACCACAAAACACAAATAAAACGCCACCCCCACAATAGCAAAAGAACTCACCAAAGCTACGCTAAGGCTATAAAATGCAGGTGTTAAAACATTGCTTAAATTTTGCATAAAATCAAACCCGGCCCAATAAACAAGCCATATAATAGGCACGACAAAGGCCAAAAATGCCACTAAAAAACACCATAAAAAGGCTAAGAATGCCTTTAAGCCTTTTAACTCATCTTTTGGAGTAGGCAAAAATACATTTTGATTAAAACCTTTTTTGCCTCTTTGAATTTTTTCTAAAAGCATTAAAAGTGCGATAAACACTAGCAAAGCCACGCTTAAAGCCACAGCACTCACTTCATCACCGCCGCTTCCCCATGTTCTAAAAATTCCTGCACTAAAAGTATCTACACCAAAATACGCTACCAAGCCATAATCACTCAAAACCTCCATAGCCACCAACAGCAAAGCACCCACTATACCCACACGGCAAAATGGCAAGATCACTTTAAAAAATGTTTTTAGATTAGAAGCCTTAAGTGTTTTAGCACTTAAAATGATATTTCCAAGTCCATAAGCAAAGGTGTTTTTAGCAAAAAAATACACATAAGGATAAAGTGCAAAAGACAAAATCACAATCACGCCATATGCATTCATGATATCTATACGCCTATCAATGCCTAAAAAAGTAGGGATTAAGCCTTGAAATTCAAATAAATCAATCCACACAAAACCCATCACATAAGAAGGTATTGCCAAAGGTAAAATCAAAAACCATTCAAAAAATTTCGAGCCAAAAAATTTATAAAAAGCTATCAAATAAGCACTAACT is part of the Campylobacter sp. CNRCH_2014_0184h genome and harbors:
- a CDS encoding ABC transporter ATP-binding protein — protein: MEILKIDNLYKSFGKTEVLKGISLSLKEGEIVSILGESGCGKSSLLGCIAGFFEINDGSIYIGDKLVASKSVYLAPQERDVGVLFQDYALFPHLNVEENICFGISSLSKNEQKQRLDEVLEILNLNTLLKRYPNELSGGQAQRVALARTIVARPKIILFDEPFSNLNHTLSVKMRKEIKNILKEHKLSAIFVTHDKDDAFYLSDNIALIKDGKILDYGSAKELFYKPKNIDSACFLGEAFFIDPNTILDEKFKAYLQSKNGILRPNDIQISTSQTPLKASVLECVFYGDFYELSVSLEKHIFSIYHHKELSKNDEIYLKLNEAKEF
- a CDS encoding ABC transporter permease, producing MKFLSLRWSFATFFFCSLIILPILAIILHLPFIDINTLKHLSKNVLPRYIFGSAFILFGTLVLCLIIGLVSAYLIAFYKFFGSKFFEWFLILPLAIPSYVMGFVWIDLFEFQGLIPTFLGIDRRIDIMNAYGVIVILSFALYPYVYFFAKNTFAYGLGNIILSAKTLKASNLKTFFKVILPFCRVGIVGALLLVAMEVLSDYGLVAYFGVDTFSAGIFRTWGSGGDEVSAVALSVALLVFIALLMLLEKIQRGKKGFNQNVFLPTPKDELKGLKAFLAFLWCFLVAFLAFVVPIIWLVYWAGFDFMQNLSNVLTPAFYSLSVALVSSFAIVGVAFYLCFVVRLNDTKASKIILWLTTLGYSLPGAVVAVGILVILGVLNYIFDLLSFEYAIGGGFLVLFFGYFVRFLASGIFATQSGYERISKNIDYANLTLKSKPLKIFTQIHFPLMKHYLALAVVIICVDILKELPISTILSPSGFQTLSSLVFAYSENELIYNVSLPSLIIVLFGIIPTFLMHYLQNKNNQKG